A region of Desulforegula conservatrix Mb1Pa DNA encodes the following proteins:
- a CDS encoding substrate-binding domain-containing protein — protein MKKSSFQTVFRIMIILMTVLSPSLLLAGEIIVIANKNVPDSQLTKDEVKAIFLGEKTKWSNDSKVSFVVLKTPEDQEKFMKDYVGKSPSQFNNFWKQQVFTGKGKMPEAFDDVKALLDYVAKTDGAIAYISSDAPAGNVKKVEVK, from the coding sequence ATGAAGAAATCATCTTTTCAAACAGTCTTTAGAATCATGATCATTCTGATGACTGTGCTTTCCCCGTCCCTGCTGCTTGCAGGAGAAATAATCGTCATAGCTAACAAAAATGTACCTGACAGCCAGCTTACGAAGGATGAAGTCAAAGCCATCTTTCTTGGTGAAAAAACCAAATGGAGCAATGATAGCAAAGTTTCTTTCGTTGTCCTTAAAACTCCTGAAGATCAGGAAAAATTCATGAAGGACTATGTGGGGAAATCTCCTTCCCAGTTCAACAATTTCTGGAAACAGCAGGTCTTCACCGGCAAGGGCAAGATGCCTGAAGCATTTGATGATGTTAAGGCTCTTCTTGATTATGTGGCAAAGACAGACGGTGCAATAGCTTATATTTCCAGCGATGCACCGGCTGGCAACGTCAAAAAAGTTGAAGTGAAATAG